In Mycobacterium sp. Aquia_216, a genomic segment contains:
- a CDS encoding MMPL/RND family transporter: protein MSEATEAVPRVDQPLIPPFLPRMIHRLALPIVLVWLGLVFVTNTISPQLEVVSKRQSVSQSPTDAVSFQSMMRVGSTFKEFSTDSSAMILLEGDKPLGAEAHRYYDEIVKRLEQDKKHVQHIQDFWSDPLTAAGSQSHDQKAAYVQVYLAGNMGSAMSGESTDAVRKIVNSVPAPPGIKAYVTGAGPLFADQSHAGEKGVAKVTMVTFLVIIVMLLYVYRSVVTMLIMLVMVFIELAAARGVVATLGNYGIMGLSTFANNMLVLMAIAAGTDYAIFVVGRYHEARGLGEDRVKAFYTMFHSTAHVVLGSGLTIAGAMYCLSFCRLPYFSSLGIPCAVGMLVAVLAALTLAPAILTVATFFKLLDPKRKLQTQGWRRIGTAIVRWPAPVLAVTIAAALVGLLALPGYKTDYDTRHFLPADTPANVGYAAADRHFNQARLNPELLMIETDHDLRNPADFIVLDKVAKAIFHIPGIGRVQTITRPLGTPLDHSTLGFQMGAQAAGRLQTQHYQEEQARNLLNQADELKKTMATLHEQMQVTQDLSNTTHETTKLTKQTVEITEKLRDDIANFDDFLRPIRSYFYWEKHCYDIPACWAIRSVFNALDGIDQVAENIVNLSANLDKLDQIQPKLVALIPPQIESQQHNLDTIMSNYAITKGLNDQAKAQADNATAQGDAFDKSKNDDTFYLPPEAFQSPDFARGLKQFISPDGHAVRLIISHEGDPATPEGVSHIEPIKQAVHEAIKGTPWEGANVYLGGTAATYKDMHDGSDIDLLIAGIAAATLIFVIMLVITRSVVAACVIVGTVLLSLGASFGLSVLLWQYILGIKLHWMVLAMAVILLLAVGSDYNLLLISRFKEEIYAGLKTGTIRAMAGSGSVVTAAGLVFAATMATFAFSPLRVMAQVGTTIALGLLFDTLIVRSFMTPSLATLLGRWFWWPQHVRPRPASTMLRPYGPRPAVRALILNDVDENPPGGLVKKR from the coding sequence ATGAGCGAGGCCACCGAGGCTGTGCCGCGCGTTGATCAGCCGCTGATCCCGCCGTTCCTGCCGCGGATGATCCATCGGCTTGCGTTGCCGATCGTTCTGGTGTGGTTGGGCCTGGTCTTCGTCACCAACACCATCTCTCCGCAGCTGGAGGTCGTCTCCAAGAGGCAGTCGGTGTCGCAGAGTCCCACGGACGCGGTGTCGTTCCAGTCGATGATGCGCGTCGGATCGACGTTCAAAGAGTTCAGTACCGATAGTTCGGCGATGATCTTGCTGGAGGGCGACAAGCCGCTGGGGGCGGAGGCGCACCGCTACTACGACGAGATCGTCAAGCGACTCGAGCAGGACAAGAAACACGTTCAGCACATCCAGGATTTCTGGAGTGATCCGCTGACCGCCGCGGGTTCCCAGAGCCACGACCAGAAGGCCGCGTACGTCCAGGTCTACCTCGCCGGCAACATGGGCAGCGCCATGTCCGGCGAATCCACGGATGCCGTCCGCAAAATCGTCAACTCGGTGCCCGCGCCGCCCGGAATCAAGGCCTACGTCACCGGGGCGGGTCCGCTGTTTGCCGATCAGTCGCACGCGGGTGAGAAGGGCGTTGCGAAGGTCACCATGGTCACCTTCCTCGTGATTATCGTGATGCTGCTGTACGTCTATCGGTCGGTGGTCACCATGCTGATCATGCTGGTCATGGTCTTCATCGAATTGGCCGCGGCCCGCGGTGTCGTCGCGACGCTGGGCAACTACGGCATCATGGGGCTTTCGACGTTCGCCAATAACATGCTCGTGCTGATGGCGATCGCGGCCGGAACGGACTACGCGATCTTTGTGGTCGGCCGCTACCACGAGGCCCGCGGCCTCGGTGAAGACCGCGTGAAAGCCTTCTACACGATGTTCCACAGCACGGCGCACGTCGTGCTGGGGTCGGGGCTGACCATCGCCGGCGCGATGTACTGCCTGAGCTTCTGCCGGTTGCCGTATTTTTCGTCACTCGGCATACCCTGCGCCGTCGGCATGCTGGTCGCGGTCCTCGCGGCCTTGACTCTGGCACCGGCGATTCTGACCGTGGCAACTTTCTTTAAGCTGCTGGACCCGAAGCGAAAGCTGCAGACCCAGGGCTGGCGACGCATCGGCACGGCCATCGTCCGCTGGCCCGCACCGGTTCTCGCGGTGACCATCGCCGCCGCATTGGTCGGCCTGCTCGCTCTGCCCGGCTACAAGACGGACTATGACACCCGCCACTTCCTGCCGGCAGATACTCCGGCCAATGTCGGTTATGCGGCTGCTGACCGGCACTTCAACCAGGCTCGGCTGAACCCCGAATTGTTGATGATCGAGACCGATCACGATCTGCGTAACCCGGCTGACTTCATCGTCCTGGACAAGGTCGCCAAAGCGATCTTCCACATCCCCGGTATCGGCCGGGTCCAGACCATCACCCGGCCGTTGGGCACGCCGCTCGACCACAGCACCCTCGGTTTTCAGATGGGTGCACAAGCCGCGGGGCGGCTCCAGACCCAGCACTATCAGGAAGAGCAGGCGAGAAACCTGCTGAACCAGGCGGACGAGCTTAAGAAAACGATGGCAACGCTGCATGAGCAGATGCAGGTCACCCAGGATCTGAGCAACACCACCCACGAAACCACCAAGCTCACCAAGCAAACCGTGGAAATCACCGAGAAGTTGCGAGACGACATCGCGAACTTCGACGACTTCCTCCGGCCGATCCGTAGCTACTTCTATTGGGAGAAGCACTGTTACGACATCCCGGCCTGCTGGGCAATCCGGTCGGTCTTCAACGCGCTCGACGGCATCGACCAGGTGGCTGAGAACATCGTGAACCTCAGCGCGAATCTCGACAAGCTGGATCAGATCCAGCCGAAGCTGGTGGCGCTGATACCGCCGCAGATCGAGAGCCAGCAGCACAACCTCGACACCATCATGTCGAATTATGCGATCACAAAGGGTCTCAACGACCAGGCGAAAGCGCAGGCCGACAATGCCACCGCGCAGGGCGACGCCTTCGACAAATCCAAGAATGACGACACGTTCTACCTTCCGCCAGAGGCGTTCCAGAGCCCGGATTTCGCGCGGGGTCTCAAACAGTTCATCTCGCCGGACGGGCACGCTGTCCGGTTGATCATCTCGCACGAAGGCGACCCGGCGACTCCTGAAGGCGTCAGCCACATCGAGCCGATCAAGCAGGCCGTGCACGAGGCGATCAAGGGCACGCCCTGGGAGGGCGCTAACGTCTACCTCGGCGGTACCGCCGCGACGTACAAGGACATGCACGACGGCTCCGACATCGACCTGTTGATCGCCGGAATTGCCGCGGCCACACTGATTTTCGTCATCATGTTGGTGATCACCCGAAGTGTGGTTGCGGCCTGCGTGATCGTCGGCACGGTGTTGCTGTCGCTGGGCGCCTCGTTCGGACTGTCCGTGCTCCTGTGGCAGTACATCCTGGGGATCAAGTTGCACTGGATGGTGCTGGCGATGGCGGTCATCCTGCTGCTGGCGGTCGGCTCCGACTACAACCTGCTGCTGATATCGAGGTTCAAGGAGGAAATTTACGCCGGGCTCAAGACGGGGACGATCCGCGCGATGGCCGGTTCGGGCTCGGTGGTGACCGCCGCCGGTCTGGTGTTCGCCGCCACCATGGCCACGTTCGCCTTCAGTCCGCTGCGGGTGATGGCTCAGGTGGGTACGACGATCGCGCTGGGTCTGTTGTTCGACACCTTGATCGTGCGGTCGTTCATGACACCGTCGCTGGCCACCTTGCTCGGGCGCTGGTTCTGGTGGCCGCAGCACGTGCGTCCACGGCCGGCCAGCACCATGCTGCGACCGTACGGACCGCGTCCCGCCGTGCGCGCGCTGATCCTCAACGACGTCGACGAAAACCCACCGGGCGGACTGGTCAAAAAGCGCTAA
- a CDS encoding MmpS family transport accessory protein, producing MTTTKPWRESLAPSVPPSTEEKLGPQRTQKKGVFSRFWLVLTIVAVVALSGFVVHRLHDIFGVHSGSFGGGTSGEVLDQFNAKTITLEVWGSPGSTATINYLDENSHPQQALNVPLPWSTVLKSTKPGIPANLVAQGDGSWIACHFVVDNHDGRGAVIKGANQSPANENVNAMVYCLDKSA from the coding sequence ATGACGACCACCAAGCCATGGAGAGAGTCGCTAGCTCCTAGTGTGCCCCCAAGCACCGAGGAAAAACTCGGCCCACAGCGCACCCAGAAGAAGGGCGTGTTCAGCCGGTTCTGGCTGGTGCTTACGATCGTCGCTGTCGTCGCGCTGTCCGGGTTCGTCGTGCACCGGCTGCATGACATCTTCGGCGTCCACAGCGGTTCGTTCGGTGGTGGCACGTCGGGCGAGGTCCTCGACCAGTTCAACGCCAAGACCATCACGCTCGAGGTCTGGGGCTCTCCGGGCAGTACGGCGACCATCAACTACCTCGACGAGAACTCCCATCCGCAGCAGGCCCTCAACGTCCCCTTGCCCTGGAGCACAGTATTGAAGTCAACGAAGCCAGGCATCCCGGCAAACCTGGTAGCGCAAGGAGACGGGAGTTGGATCGCCTGCCACTTCGTCGTGGACAACCATGACGGGCGCGGTGCGGTGATCAAGGGTGCTAATCAATCGCCCGCCAACGAAAACGTCAATGCCATGGTCTACTGCCTGGACAAGTCCGCATGA
- a CDS encoding excinuclease ABC subunit UvrA — protein MTEMSYRRTDDIDPCVRVYGTRVHNLRGVDVVAPRDALVAFTGISGSGKSSLAFGTIYAEAQRRYFESVAPYARRLLLPTGAPKVDDITGLPPAVALQQRRGSATSRSTVGTVTTLSNLLRMLFSRAGTYPPGATERLDSDAFSPNTAVGACPECHGLGRIHRVTEETLVPDPLLTIREGAVAAWPGAWQGQNLRDILVTLGYDIDKPWRKLPKRQRNWILFTDEQPTVEIDPSQHPVQADYYYNGTFSSAERHVRHTLANSHSATMRRRVLQFVDSVECPLCGGSGLRAEALKVTFAGRTIADYAAMPLADLADTLRPTASRTDTAAAYESTNSGELTEVATMIAADLVARLQILIDLGLGYLSLCRRTPTVSPGELQRLRLATQLRAGLFGVLYVLDEPSAGLHPADAEPLLDVLDRLRRAGNSIFVVEHDMDVVRRADWIVDVGPGAGELGGNVLYSGPVPGLADIEGSVTRRYLFEEATPPCREPRRQSGRLRLRGICFHNLRNLDVDLPLGVYTAVTGVSGSGKSTLVVKVLGDVVNGHLGTGRPAEPAESDDEADTSVVDLDHDASVGVTAAGIEEINRLVSVDQRPIGRTPRSTLATYTGLFDAVRREFAATPQARRRGWTAGRFSFNVAEGRCPTCQGEGFVSVELLFLPGTYATCPACKGARYSDETLEVRYRDRTVADVLAMTVDEASEFLADVANAARSLTTLREVGLGYLRLGQPATELSGGEAQRIKLASELQRPRRGHTLYVLDEPTTGLHPADVDLLDRQLHRLVDAGNTVVVAEHDMRMVAGADWVIDLGPGAGSDGGRVVAAGPPKKVARAKHSRTAPYLAKRLAPSALR, from the coding sequence ATGACAGAGATGTCCTACAGACGCACGGATGACATCGACCCTTGTGTGCGCGTTTACGGGACGCGGGTCCACAACCTACGAGGTGTGGATGTCGTGGCGCCGCGTGATGCGCTGGTCGCGTTCACGGGGATCTCCGGATCCGGCAAATCGTCGTTGGCCTTCGGGACCATCTATGCCGAGGCCCAGCGCCGCTACTTTGAATCGGTCGCTCCGTACGCCCGCCGCTTGCTGTTGCCAACCGGCGCACCGAAGGTAGATGACATCACCGGGCTACCGCCCGCGGTCGCATTGCAGCAGCGCCGGGGTTCGGCGACGTCGCGGTCGACGGTCGGCACCGTCACCACTCTGTCTAATTTGCTGAGGATGCTGTTCTCCCGCGCCGGGACCTACCCGCCGGGAGCCACGGAACGACTGGACTCCGATGCGTTCTCCCCGAACACCGCGGTTGGGGCGTGCCCCGAATGCCACGGGCTGGGACGAATCCATCGGGTAACCGAAGAGACACTGGTACCAGACCCGTTGCTGACCATCCGCGAAGGCGCGGTTGCCGCATGGCCGGGTGCGTGGCAGGGCCAAAACCTACGTGACATCCTCGTCACGCTGGGGTACGACATCGACAAGCCATGGCGCAAACTTCCTAAGCGTCAACGCAATTGGATTCTGTTCACCGACGAGCAACCAACAGTCGAAATCGACCCGAGCCAGCACCCCGTGCAGGCCGATTATTACTACAACGGCACATTCTCCAGCGCCGAACGCCACGTCCGCCACACGTTGGCCAACTCCCATAGCGCGACGATGCGGCGCCGCGTACTGCAATTCGTCGACAGCGTCGAGTGCCCATTATGCGGCGGCTCCGGGCTGCGTGCGGAGGCGTTGAAGGTGACATTCGCCGGGCGGACCATCGCCGACTACGCTGCGATGCCGTTGGCCGACCTGGCTGATACGTTGCGGCCGACGGCTTCTCGGACCGATACCGCCGCCGCGTACGAGTCAACGAATTCCGGTGAGCTGACCGAAGTGGCGACCATGATCGCCGCCGATCTCGTCGCGCGCCTGCAGATACTCATCGATCTCGGCCTCGGTTATCTCTCGCTATGTCGCCGCACTCCGACGGTGTCGCCCGGCGAACTGCAGCGGTTGCGGCTGGCCACTCAACTGCGCGCCGGCTTATTCGGCGTGCTGTATGTGCTCGACGAGCCGTCGGCGGGACTGCATCCCGCGGACGCCGAACCGCTACTCGACGTGCTTGACCGCCTGCGGCGCGCCGGCAACTCGATATTCGTGGTCGAGCACGACATGGACGTCGTTCGCCGTGCCGATTGGATCGTCGACGTTGGACCTGGGGCAGGGGAGCTGGGCGGGAACGTGCTCTACAGCGGGCCGGTGCCGGGTCTCGCCGACATCGAGGGCTCGGTCACTCGTAGGTACCTTTTCGAGGAGGCCACGCCGCCGTGTCGTGAACCCCGCAGGCAGTCCGGGCGGCTGCGGCTGCGCGGGATCTGCTTCCACAACTTGAGAAACCTCGACGTGGACCTGCCACTTGGTGTGTACACCGCCGTCACCGGCGTGTCCGGTTCAGGCAAGTCGACGCTCGTCGTCAAGGTCCTCGGTGATGTCGTGAACGGCCATCTCGGGACGGGACGCCCGGCCGAGCCGGCCGAATCCGACGACGAAGCCGACACAAGCGTCGTCGATCTCGATCACGACGCGAGCGTCGGTGTGACGGCAGCGGGGATCGAGGAGATCAACCGACTGGTATCAGTCGACCAGCGCCCGATCGGACGCACGCCGCGCTCGACGCTGGCGACCTACACCGGCTTGTTCGACGCCGTGCGCCGCGAATTCGCTGCGACCCCGCAGGCGCGCCGCCGCGGTTGGACAGCGGGCAGGTTTTCCTTCAACGTGGCCGAAGGTCGCTGCCCCACCTGTCAGGGGGAGGGGTTTGTGTCGGTCGAATTGTTGTTCCTGCCAGGCACTTACGCGACCTGCCCGGCATGCAAAGGAGCGCGTTACTCCGACGAGACGCTGGAAGTGCGCTATCGGGACCGTACGGTCGCCGACGTCCTCGCGATGACCGTCGATGAGGCCTCGGAGTTTCTTGCCGACGTCGCCAACGCAGCGCGGAGCCTGACCACGCTGCGAGAGGTCGGACTGGGATATCTGCGTCTCGGACAGCCCGCGACCGAGCTGTCAGGTGGCGAGGCGCAGCGGATCAAGCTCGCCTCCGAACTGCAGAGACCCCGGCGAGGGCACACCCTCTACGTCCTCGACGAGCCGACCACCGGGCTTCACCCCGCCGATGTGGATCTGCTCGATCGTCAACTGCACCGCCTGGTCGACGCGGGCAATACCGTGGTGGTGGCCGAACACGATATGCGGATGGTCGCGGGTGCGGACTGGGTGATTGACCTGGGACCGGGAGCCGGTAGCGACGGTGGTCGCGTCGTTGCGGCGGGCCCGCCCAAGAAGGTGGCACGGGCGAAACACAGCCGCACGGCGCCGTATCTGGCAAAGCGATTGGCGCCATCTGCTCTTCGATGA
- a CDS encoding EthD family reductase: MSETKLTVIYDNPTDPAAFESAYEAEQLELARRIPGYLRLEASKVWPKEDGSPTPAYRMIDLYYPTYDDVSVAVTTPEAGAFFEALGRLATGGVRVLVSDIEVPQH; this comes from the coding sequence GTGTCCGAAACCAAGCTTACGGTCATCTACGACAACCCCACCGACCCGGCCGCCTTCGAAAGCGCCTATGAGGCAGAACAATTGGAGCTCGCTCGGCGGATACCGGGATATCTGCGGCTTGAGGCGTCGAAGGTTTGGCCGAAAGAAGACGGCAGCCCGACGCCCGCTTACCGGATGATCGACCTGTACTACCCGACTTACGACGACGTCAGTGTGGCGGTGACGACACCGGAAGCAGGCGCGTTCTTCGAAGCGCTGGGGCGCCTCGCCACTGGCGGGGTACGGGTACTGGTCTCCGACATCGAGGTGCCGCAGCACTGA
- a CDS encoding carboxymuconolactone decarboxylase family protein — MVTPATVRDAQLTRLVALSPPADARLVGLVRRVCAQTMSLPPLPVEVSVDQPESEAEAVVTEFAEQFSADVSAITGEQRSRLFKALGDSTFGVVVAMYIADFVPRVRAGLEALGVGSGYLGWTGGPIEWDHATDPSGEVFNEFLPAVGRMRALDPVTSELVRLRGAAQHNCRLCKSVRESRALDAGGSEALYDDIVQFESSTLIDERAKAALRYADGLIWTPAHLDADVVAEVRARFSQVEAVELTLDVMRNASNKIAVSLGGDAPRVESGTERYLLDVDGQTVFS; from the coding sequence ATGGTGACTCCCGCTACGGTTCGAGATGCTCAGCTGACGCGGTTGGTGGCCCTGTCTCCGCCGGCTGATGCTCGCCTGGTGGGCTTGGTGCGTCGGGTGTGTGCGCAGACGATGTCGCTGCCGCCGCTGCCGGTCGAGGTTTCGGTCGACCAACCCGAATCCGAGGCCGAAGCCGTCGTCACCGAGTTCGCCGAGCAATTCAGCGCCGACGTTTCCGCGATCACTGGCGAGCAGCGGTCGCGATTGTTCAAGGCGTTGGGGGACAGCACCTTTGGTGTCGTGGTGGCGATGTACATCGCCGACTTCGTGCCGCGGGTGCGGGCCGGGCTGGAAGCGTTGGGTGTCGGCTCGGGTTATCTCGGCTGGACGGGCGGCCCGATCGAGTGGGATCACGCCACCGACCCGTCGGGTGAGGTGTTCAACGAGTTCCTGCCCGCGGTCGGCCGGATGCGGGCGCTTGACCCGGTGACCTCCGAGTTGGTGCGGCTGCGCGGGGCGGCGCAGCACAACTGCCGGCTGTGCAAATCGGTGCGGGAGAGCAGGGCGCTGGATGCCGGGGGTTCGGAGGCGCTGTACGACGACATCGTGCAGTTCGAGAGCTCGACGCTGATCGATGAGCGCGCAAAAGCAGCGCTGCGCTATGCCGATGGGTTAATTTGGACGCCGGCGCACCTCGACGCCGACGTTGTCGCCGAGGTGCGCGCTCGGTTTTCCCAGGTCGAAGCCGTCGAGCTCACCCTCGACGTCATGCGCAACGCCAGCAATAAAATCGCGGTCTCGCTGGGCGGGGACGCCCCCCGGGTTGAGAGCGGCACCGAGCGTTACCTGCTCGATGTCGACGGTCAGACGGTTTTCAGCTGA
- a CDS encoding TldD/PmbA family protein: MITAQHVVNLVLEEAAKLGHVDETMVLVTDRVEATLRWAGNSMTTNGVSHSRNISIISILRKGDSASIGTVVSAEVDPRVIPALVAASQEAARSAPEAGDAAPLLTDTGVPADWDAPVPGTGAEVFADVAGSLSRGFRGTDRLYGFAHHSVSTTFLASSTGLRRRFTQPAGAVEINGKRGDASAWAGIGTPDFVDVPTDSLLEDLSLRLGWAERSVELPAGRYETIMPPSTVADMMIYLGWSMAGRGAQEGRTAFSAPGGGTRVGERLTDLPLTLFSDPMAPGLACTPFVSASSSTETVSVFDNGMEIGHVDWIRNGVINALAYPRASAAKFDAEVAVAADNLVMTGGSKDLADMIAGTERGLLLTTLWYIREVDPTTLLLTGLTRDGVYLIEDGEVTAAVNNFRFNESPLDLLRRATEAGVSEKTLPREWGDWVTRTAMPTLRIPDFHMSSVSQAQ; the protein is encoded by the coding sequence ATGATCACCGCGCAGCACGTCGTCAACCTCGTGTTGGAAGAGGCGGCGAAACTGGGCCATGTCGACGAGACCATGGTGTTGGTCACCGATAGGGTCGAGGCGACGTTGCGGTGGGCGGGCAATTCGATGACCACCAACGGGGTTTCGCACAGCCGCAACATCTCGATCATTTCGATTCTACGCAAAGGTGATAGCGCTTCCATCGGTACGGTGGTGTCCGCGGAGGTGGACCCTCGGGTGATCCCGGCTCTGGTGGCCGCGTCGCAAGAGGCAGCCCGTTCCGCGCCGGAGGCCGGCGATGCCGCACCGCTGCTGACCGATACCGGAGTGCCCGCGGATTGGGATGCGCCGGTGCCCGGCACCGGCGCCGAGGTGTTCGCCGATGTCGCGGGCTCGTTGAGCCGCGGATTCCGGGGCACCGATCGGCTGTATGGCTTTGCCCACCACAGTGTTTCGACGACGTTCCTGGCGTCGTCGACGGGGCTGCGCCGGCGTTTCACGCAACCCGCCGGTGCGGTGGAGATCAACGGCAAGCGCGGTGACGCCAGCGCCTGGGCGGGTATCGGGACGCCCGATTTCGTTGACGTGCCGACGGATTCGCTGCTCGAGGACCTGTCGCTACGGCTGGGCTGGGCGGAGCGCAGCGTCGAGCTGCCCGCGGGACGCTACGAGACGATCATGCCGCCGTCGACGGTCGCCGACATGATGATCTACCTGGGCTGGTCAATGGCCGGGCGGGGTGCGCAGGAGGGACGCACCGCGTTCTCGGCGCCCGGCGGCGGGACCCGGGTGGGGGAGCGGCTCACCGATCTGCCGTTGACGTTGTTCTCCGACCCGATGGCGCCCGGGCTGGCCTGCACACCGTTCGTGTCGGCGAGCAGCTCCACGGAGACCGTGTCGGTGTTCGACAACGGCATGGAGATCGGCCACGTCGACTGGATCCGCAATGGGGTGATCAACGCGCTGGCCTACCCGCGGGCCAGCGCCGCCAAGTTCGACGCCGAGGTCGCTGTCGCGGCCGACAACCTGGTGATGACCGGCGGATCGAAAGACCTCGCCGACATGATCGCCGGCACCGAGCGGGGCTTGCTGCTGACCACGCTGTGGTACATCCGCGAGGTCGATCCCACCACGTTGTTGCTCACCGGGCTGACCCGTGACGGGGTGTACCTGATCGAGGATGGCGAAGTCACCGCCGCGGTGAACAACTTCCGCTTCAACGAGAGCCCGTTGGATCTGCTGCGGCGCGCCACGGAGGCCGGTGTCAGCGAGAAGACCCTGCCGCGGGAGTGGGGCGATTGGGTCACCCGCACGGCGATGCCGACCCTGCGGATCCCGGATTTCCACATGTCGTCGGTGAGCCAGGCGCAGTAG
- a CDS encoding TldD/PmbA family protein has translation MTPNRGIDADFLGLPRHELAEAALSAATTAGASYADLRIHRINTEIIQLRDGELETAVVSREVGLAVRVIVDGTWGFASHAELAPSVAAETARRAVHVATTLAGLNTERVELAPEPVYADVTWVSSYRSDPFDIPAADKIGVLEEYSGRLLGADGVDHVAASLTAVKEQTFYADTFGSSITQQRVRIMPSLEAVTVDAAAGSFDSMRTLAPPMGRGWEALAGDEVWNWSDELAQLPALLAEKVKSPSVIPGPTDLVIDPSNLWLTIHESIGHATEYDRAIGYEAAYAGTSFATPDKLGTMRYGSPVMNVTADRTVEFGLATIGYDDEGVAGQSWDLVRDGIFVGYQLDRVFAPRLGQPRSNGCSYADSPHHVPIQRMANVSLQPGRDDLSTADLIGRVQNGIYIVGDKSWSIDMQRYNFQFTGQRFFRITDGRLDGQLRDVAYQATTTDFWNSMEAVGGPSTWRLGGAFNCGKAQPGQVAAVSHGCPSALFRGVNVLNTRTEGGR, from the coding sequence GTGACACCGAATCGGGGGATCGATGCCGACTTCCTGGGCCTGCCGCGACACGAGCTCGCCGAAGCCGCGCTGTCGGCGGCCACCACGGCCGGGGCCAGCTACGCGGACCTGCGCATTCATCGCATCAACACCGAGATCATCCAGTTGCGCGACGGCGAGCTCGAGACCGCGGTGGTCAGCCGTGAGGTCGGCTTGGCGGTGCGAGTCATCGTCGACGGCACCTGGGGATTCGCGTCGCACGCCGAATTGGCGCCGTCGGTCGCGGCCGAGACCGCGCGCCGCGCGGTGCATGTGGCCACCACGCTGGCGGGGCTGAACACCGAGCGCGTCGAACTGGCGCCCGAGCCCGTCTACGCCGACGTGACCTGGGTGTCGAGCTATCGGAGCGACCCGTTCGACATCCCGGCGGCCGACAAGATCGGCGTGCTCGAGGAGTATTCCGGGCGGCTGCTGGGCGCCGACGGCGTCGACCACGTGGCGGCCAGCCTGACGGCCGTCAAGGAGCAGACGTTCTACGCCGACACCTTCGGGTCGTCGATCACCCAGCAGCGGGTGCGGATCATGCCGTCGCTGGAGGCGGTGACCGTCGATGCCGCGGCGGGCAGCTTCGACTCGATGCGTACGCTGGCGCCGCCGATGGGTCGGGGCTGGGAGGCGCTGGCCGGCGACGAGGTGTGGAACTGGAGCGACGAGCTCGCGCAGCTGCCCGCGCTGCTGGCCGAGAAGGTCAAATCGCCCAGTGTGATTCCTGGACCCACGGACCTGGTGATCGATCCCTCCAACCTGTGGCTGACGATTCACGAATCCATCGGCCACGCAACCGAATACGATCGTGCAATCGGCTACGAGGCGGCTTATGCCGGAACGTCGTTCGCCACGCCGGACAAACTCGGCACCATGCGTTACGGCTCGCCGGTGATGAACGTGACCGCCGACCGCACCGTCGAATTCGGTTTGGCCACTATCGGTTACGACGACGAAGGCGTGGCCGGGCAAAGCTGGGACCTGGTGCGCGACGGCATCTTCGTCGGCTACCAACTCGACCGGGTGTTCGCGCCGCGGCTGGGGCAGCCGCGTTCCAACGGCTGTTCGTATGCCGATTCGCCGCATCATGTGCCGATCCAGCGGATGGCCAACGTGTCGCTGCAGCCCGGCCGCGACGACCTCAGCACCGCCGATCTGATCGGGCGGGTCCAGAACGGCATCTACATCGTCGGCGACAAGTCCTGGTCAATCGACATGCAGCGGTACAACTTTCAGTTCACCGGCCAGCGCTTCTTCCGGATCACCGACGGTCGCCTGGATGGTCAGCTGCGTGACGTGGCCTATCAGGCCACCACGACCGATTTCTGGAATTCGATGGAAGCCGTGGGCGGACCGTCGACGTGGCGGCTGGGCGGTGCGTTCAACTGCGGCAAGGCCCAGCCCGGGCAGGTCGCCGCGGTCAGTCACGGCTGCCCGTCGGCGCTGTTCCGCGGCGTCAACGTGCTCAACACTCGGACCGAGGGGGGCCGATGA